A stretch of the Malus sylvestris chromosome 10, drMalSylv7.2, whole genome shotgun sequence genome encodes the following:
- the LOC126585605 gene encoding hydroxyproline O-galactosyltransferase GALT2-like → MKRLKVEPSVARRFKLQHLLFGIAALYLIFISFKFPQFLEIAKTLSGDDGLELVEDVDLSKPLFNSVYKDTFHRKLEDQNQDAPVRPSKEPLEESKGGSKPIKPLQYQYGRITGEIMRRRNRTNELSVLERMADEAWTLGLSAWEEVCKLDGKEIGESSIIEGKPESCPSWLSMSGEELAMGDKLMFLPCGLAAGSSITVVGTSRYAHEEYVPQLAKLRRGDGTVMVSQFMVELQGLKSVDGEDPPKILHLNPRLKGDWSKQPVIEHNTCYRMQWGTAQRCDGLPSKSNEDMLVDGYGRCEKWMRNGMDSKESKTKTTSWFKRFIGREQKPEVTWPFPFTEGRLFVLTIRAGVDGFHISVGGRHVTSFPYRMGFTLQDATGLAIKGDVDVHSVYATSLPASHPSFSPQRVLEMAEKWKARPLPKRPFQLFIGVLSATNHFAERMAVRKTWMQSSAIKSSNVVVRFFVALNPRKEVNQMLKKEAAYFGDIVILPFMDRYELVVLKTISICEFGTQNVTAAYIMKCDDDTFVRVDTVLKEIEGISSKKSLYMGNLNLLHRPLRSGKWAVTYEEWPEEVYPPYANGPGYVISIDIAKFIISQHVSHRLRLFKMEDVSMGMWVEQFNSTTAIVQYSHNWKFCQYGCMENYFTAHYQSPRQMICLWDKLARGRAQCCNFR, encoded by the exons ATGAAGAGGCTAAAAGTTGAACCTTCAGTTGCGAGGAGGTTCAAGTTGCAGCATTTGTTGTTTGGTATAGCGGCATTGTACTTGATCTTCATATCCTTTAAGTTTCCCCAGTTTCTTGAGATAGCAAAGACGCTGAGTGGTGATGATGGATTGGAATTGGTCGAAGATGTGGATTTGAGTAAACCGTTATTTAATTCTGTTTATAAGGACACTTTTCATCGCAAATTGGAAGACCAAAACCAAGATGCGCCTGTGAGGCCTAGTAAGGAACCTTTGGAAGAAAGTAAAGGTGGATCTAAGCCTATAAAGCCACTACAATATCAATATGGTCGGATCACTGGTGAGATTATGAGGCGAAGGAATAGAACTAATGAACTTTCGGTGCTTGAGAGGATGGCAGATGAGGCTTGGACATTGGGTTTAAGTGCTTGGGAAGAAGTGTGTAAACTTGATGGGAAGGAGATTGGAGAGAGTTCTATAATTGAGGGAAAACCTGAGTCATGTCCTTCATGGTTATCAATGAGTGGGGAAGAATTGGCAATGGGAGATAAGTTGATGTTTCTTCCTTGTGGGCTTGCTGCAGGTTCTTCAATTACGGTGGTGGGAACATCCCGTTATGCTCATGAGGAGTATGTGCCCCAGCTTGCAAAGTTGAGGAGGGGTGATGGAACAGTTATGGTCTCGCAGTTCATGGTTGAGTTGCAAGGGCTGAAGTCAGTAGATGGGGAAGACCCGCCAAAGATACTGCACTTGAATCCACGATTAAAAGGTGATTGGAGTAAGCAGCCAGTCATTGAGCACAACACCTGTTACAGGATGCAATGGGGAACAGCTCAAAGGTGTGACGGCTTACCATCCAAGAGCAATGAAGACATGCTAG TTGATGGATATGGGAGATGTGAAAAGTGGATGCGGAATGGTATGGACTCAAAGGAGTCCAAGACCAAGACTACCTCATGGTTCAAACGATTCATAGGGCGTGAGCAGAAGCCAGAAGTAACATGGCCATTTCCGTTTACAGAGGGTAGATTGTTTGTCTTGACCATACGTGCTGGTGTGGATGGATTCCATATTAGTGTTGGGGGGAGGCATGTCACTTCATTTCCATATCGGATG GGTTTTACACTTCAAGATGCCACTGGATTAGCAATTAAAGGAGATGTTGATGTTCACTCTGTTTATGCTACTTCTCTTCCCGCTTCTCATCCAAGTTTCTCACCTCAAAGAGTACTGGAGATGGCAGAGAAGTGGAAAGCTCGTCCTTTACCCAAGAGACCTTTTCAGCTGTTTATTGGGGTTCTTTCTGCTACAAATCACTTTGCAGAGCGCATGGCAGTGAGAAAAACTTGGATGCAATCATCAGCAATCAAGTCCTCCAATGTAGTAGTCCGTTTCTTTGTTGCATTG AATCCAAGGAAGGAGGTAAATCAAATGCTGAAGAAAGAGGCTGCTTACTTTGGTGATATTGTTATTTTGCCCTTTATGGATCGATACGAGCTTGTTGTTCTGAAAACCATTTCTATTTGTGAGTTTGGG ACTCAAAACGTGACAGCTGCATACATCATGAAATGTGACGATGACACATTTGTTAGAGTGGACACTGTCTTAAAGGAAATTGAGGGCATCTCTTCTAAAAAATCCCTTTATATGGGCAATCTTAACCTCTTGCATCGCCCTCTCAGAAGTGGAAAATGGGCTGTAACCTATGAG GAGTGGCCGGAAGAAGTTTATCCTCCATACGCCAATGGCCCTGGATATGTAATTTCCATTGATATTGCTAAGTTCATCATTTCTCAGCACGTTAGTCATAGGCTAAGG CTTTTCAAGATGGAAGATGTGAGCATGGGAATGTGGGTTGAGCAATTCAACAGCACCACAGCAATTGTCCAGTACTCCCATAACTGGAAGTTTTGTCAGTACGGGTGCATGGAGAACTACTTCACCGCACATTACCAATCGCCAAGGCAAATGATCTGTCTTTGGGACAAGTTGGCTAGAGGTCGAGCTCAATGCTGTAACTTCAGATGA
- the LOC126585604 gene encoding CSC1-like protein ERD4, with protein sequence MDLSSFLTSLGTSFLIFVVLMFLFTWLSRKPGNTVVYYPNRILRGLDPWEGGSMTRNPFAWIKEALYSTEQEIISVSGVDTAVYFVFMSTVLGILVLSSIVLLPILLSVAATEEAHKLADASVSNGTFSDLDHLSMGHLKEKSPRLWAFLIGVYWVSFVTYVLLWKAYKHASNLRASALMSPQAKPEQFAILVRDIPDVPEGQIRKEQVDSYFKTIYPDTFYRSLVVTDNKEVNKIWKELEGYKKKLARAEAVYAISKETGKSEGTRPTNKTGFLGLCGAKVDSIDYYTKKINELTPKLEAEQKATLREKQQNAALVFFTSRVTAAAAAQTLHAQLVDTWIVTEAPEPRQLLWRNLKIKFFQRQVRQYVVYIIVALTVLFFMVPIAAISAFTTLENLKKLLPFLKPILKQKAIRTVLEAYLPQIALILFLAFLPKFLMFLSKTEGIPSLSHAVRASSGKYFYFTVFNVFIGVTVGGTLFSTFKSIEKDPNSIVDLLASSLPANATYFLTFVALKFFVGYGLELFRLVPLIIFHIKRKYLCKTEAELKAAWFPSDLGYGTRVPGDMLIITIVLCYSVIAPLILPFGVLYFGLGWLVLRNQALKVYVPSYESYGRMWPHIQVRLIASLILYQVTMFGYFGVKKFVYAPFLLPLPILSLLYIFICSKKFYHFFQHTALEVAAHELKEIPNMEQVYRAFIPPSLSSEKLNHDQFEDAQSNVSRTAASLP encoded by the exons ATGGATCTCAGTTCGTTCTTGACGTCCTTAGGGACTTCCTTCCTCATATTTGTGGTTCTGATGTTTTTGTTCACATGGCTTTCGAGAAAGCCTGGGAACACTGTGGTTTACTATCCGAATCGGATCTTGAGAGGGTTGGATCCGTGGGAGGGCGGGTCCATGACCCGGAACCCGTTTGCTTGGATCAAAGAGGCTCTGTATTCCACTGAGCAGGAAATTATTTCCGTGTCAGGGGTCGACACTGCTGTGTACTTTGTGTTCATGAGCACTG TGTTGGGTATATTGGTTTTATCTAGCATTGTTCTGCTACCAATTCTTCTGTCAGTTGCTGCCACCGAAGAAGCGCATAAGTTAGCCGACGCAAGCGTAAGCAATGGCACTTTTAGCGACCTTGACCACTTATCCATGGGACATCTCAAG GAGAAGAGTCCTAGGTTGTGGGCATTTCTAATTGGTGTCTACTGGGTTTCTTTTGTCACATACGTCTTGCTGTGGAAGGCATATAAACATGCCTCCAATCTGAGAGCCAGTGCTCTAATGTCTCCTCAAGCGAAGCCAGAACAATTTGCCATTCTTGTCAGAGACATACCTGACGTCCCCGAAGGTCAAATTAGAAAGGAACAGGTCGATTCTTATTTTAAGACCATCTACCCTGATACATTTTACAGATCATTGGTTGTCACAGACAACAAAGAG gtgaacaaaatttggaaaGAGTTAGAAGGGTATAAGAAGAAGCTTGCGCGCGCTGAAGCAGTTTATGCAATATCGAAGGAAACTGGCAAATCAGAAGGAACAAGACCCACTAACAAAACTGGGTTCCTTGGTCTTTGTGGGGCAAAAGTAGACAGTATTGATTACTACACTAAGAAGATTAATGAATTAACCCCAAAACTGGAGGCTGAACAGAAAGCCACTCTCAGGGAGAAGCAGCAAAATGCCGCTCTAGTTTTTTTCACCAGTAGGGTGACTGCAGCTGCTGCAGCTCAGACTCTACATGCCCAACTTGTTGACACGTGGATAGTCACAGAGGCTCCTGAACCTCGTCAACTACTTTGGCGTAATCTCAAAATCAAGTTTTTTCAGAGACAGGTGCGGCAATATGTTGTGTATATCATTGTGGCTCTGACCGTATTATTTTTTATGGTTCCCATTGCTGCTATCTCTGCATTCACAACTCTGGAGAATCTGAAGAAACTTCTTCCGTTTCTAAAGCCAATTTTGAAGCAAAAGGCGATTAGGACAGTGCTAGAGGCTTATCTACCTCAAATTGCACTCATACTCTTTCTAGCTTTCTTGCCAAAGTTCCTTATGTTTTTGTCGAAGACTGAGGGAATCCCTTCCCTGAGCCATGCAGTAAGGGCTTCTTCCGGGAAATACTTCTACTTCACTGTCTTCAATGTTTTTATTGGAGTTACCGTAGGTGGAACCTTATTCAGTACATTCAAGAGTATCGAGAAGGATCCTAACTCTATTGTTGACTTACTCGCAAGCAGCCTCCCCGCCAATGCAACTTACTTCCTCACCTTTGTGGCCCTGAA GTTTTTCGTTGGATATGGTCTTGAACTGTTCCGACTAGTTCCTCTGATCATTTTCCATATAAAGAGGAAGTATCTCTGTAAGACCGAAGCTGAGTTGAAGGCAGCTTGGTTTCCTAGTGATCTTGGATATGGGACTAGAGTACCTGGTGATATGCTCATCATTACAATTGTCCTCTGCTACTCTGTTATTGCTCCGCTGATTCTTCCATTTGGTGTGCTTTACTTTGGCCTTGGATGGCTTGTCCTTCGAAATCAG GCACTCAAAGTTTACGTTCCATCGTATGAAAGCTATGGCAGGATGTGGCCGCACATCCAAGTTCGACTCATTGCATCTCTGATACTGTACCAAGTTACCATGTTTGGTTATTTTGGGGTGAAGAAATTCGTCTATGCACCATTCTTACTTCCACTTCCTATCTTGTCCTTGCTTTATATCTTCATCTGCAGCAAAAAATTCTACCATTTTTTCCAACACACTGCGCTTGAAGTTGCCGCACACGAACTCAAGGAGATTCCTAACATGGAGCAAGTTTACAGAGCTTTCATCCCACCGAGTCTGAGCTCCGAGAAGCTAAACCATGATCAATTCGAAGACGCTCAATCCAACGTTTCGAGGACCGCAGCATCGTTGCCCTAA
- the LOC126585608 gene encoding protein PLASTID TRANSCRIPTIONALLY ACTIVE 12, chloroplastic-like encodes MASLPGTWLYQDRGLIGVVSAQSHASGKPCFNHFKASTVSSFPVGLFQVRVGSNLLPKRAPLLHCIKCEKDDESSKEVSIERPPYDSYMDSTSGQLEPASGARASIPGQDYWPEGTASRVRAARAPEPTGKSVGSPSYGKDPGSRRRKNKTSVAAGESTEQSVESSDTVAVELLEPETSEDALEDPKDTPSEYVVYQTEPEKEEETGFDLDKKLGRPHPFIDPETKKPLGEPLTSDELWWNWRKPEKENWSRWQRRRPDSETVFLKAMAETGQVKLYGENPTLTETSLYRARRHLFKEERLQAEQERLDRTGPLAYYSEWVKAWKRDTSREAVQKHYEETGENETTQLIEMFSHQTDREYRIMMGTDTRIRRDPLAMRMREDQIKQIWGGDPVYPTVNYIQDPDEVIDYRGADFHEPTPDMLSFLKEHKKIISREELEKILSKEKTQELEAPDIEEAMAQAVDIGEDDEGEDSETEVDEQGEKITRNWSVLKTTPELTKSKDKPKKNDGMSLEEAVDDSENLTDFLMDFEEDV; translated from the exons ATGGCATCTCTACCAGGAACTTGGCTGTATCAAG ATAGGGGATTGATAGGTGTAGTCTCAGCACAGAGCCATGCTTCTGGGAAGCCATGTTTCAATCACTTCAAG GCATCAACTGTAAGTTCATTTCCAGTTGGATTATTCCAAGTTAGAGTTGGCTCGAATCTATTGCCAAAGAGGGCACCTTTACTTCATTGTATAAAGTGTGAGAAGGATGATGAGTCCTCCAAAGAGGTCTCTATTGAGCGTCCACCCTACGATAGTTATATGGACTCAACATCTGGGCAGCTTGAACCTGCATCTGGTGCTCGTGCCAGCATTCCAGGGCAGGATTATTGGCCTGAAGGCACAGCTAGTCGAGTTAGGGCTGCCAGGGCTCCTGAGCCCACTGGTAAGTCAGTTGGGTCACCATCTTATGGTAAAGATCCTGGAAGTAGGAGGAGGAAGAATAAAACATCAGTTGCTGCCGGTGAATCTACAGAGCAAAGTGTAGAGTCAAGTGATACAGTGGCAGTGGAACTGCTGGAACCAGAAACTTCAGAGGACGCACTAGAGGATCCTAAAGATACCCCATCTGAATATGTTGTCTATCAGACTGAAcctgaaaaagaagaagaaacaggatTTGACCTGGACAAGAAACTCGGACGTCCTCATCCCTTTATTGATCCAGAAACAAAGAAGCCATTAGGTGAGCCACTCACAAGTGATGAACTATGGTGGAACTGGAGAAAACCAGAGAAAGAAAATTGGTCCAGATGGCAAAGGAGACGACCCGATTCTGAAACG GTTTTCCTCAAAGCAATGGCAGAGACTGGGCAGGTAAAGCTTTATGGTGAAAATCCAACATTGACTGAAACTTCACTTTACAGAGCAAGACGACATCTTTTCAAGGAAGAAAG GCTTCAAGCGGAACAAGAGAGACTGGATAGAACAGGTCCACTTGCATACTATTCGGAATGGGTAAAAGCGTGGAAAAGGGACACTTCTCGAGAAGCTGTTCAGAAACATTATGAAGAGACTGGTGAAAATGAAACAACCCAActaattgaaatgttttctcATCAAACAGATCGAGAGTATCGCATAATGATGGGAACAGATACCCGTATACGTAGGGACCCCTTAGCAATGCGTATGCGAGAAGATCAAATAAAGCAAA TATGGGGCGGAGATCCTGTTTACCCAACTGTGAACTATATTCAAGATCCAGATGAAGTGATTGATTACAGAGGCGCAGATTTTCATGAACCGACACCAGATATGCTGTCTTTTCTGAAGGAG CACAAAAAAATCATATCAAGGGAGGAGCTTGAGAAAATTCTGTCAAAAGAGAAGACTCAAGAGCTTGAG GCGCCTGATATAGAAGAAGCAATGGCACAAGCAGTTGACATCGGTGAAGAT GATGAAGGAGAAGATAGTGAAACCGAGGTTGATGAACAAGGAGAGAAAATCACACGCAACTGGAGTGTTTTGAAAACTACTCCTGAGCTTACCAAGTCAAAG GATAAACCAAAAAAGAACGACGGCATGTCTTTGGAAGAAGCTGTAGACGATTCAGAGAACTTAACTGATTTTCTGATGGACTTTGAGGAAGACGTGTAa